The Tautonia plasticadhaerens nucleotide sequence GTTCGCCGAGGAGGCCGATTACCTCGACTACATCCGATCGGAGGCCGGCGAGTCGTTCCTGACGACCCGGGGCTACTACCATCCGACGCGACGGGTCGTGTTCGTGACCACCCCCCGCAGCCGGGCGGACGAATCTCGTCGACAGGCCGCCCGGTTCGCCCGGCTCAGGGAGCTGGATCGGGCCGAGGCCGCCCTCGACTCCGTGCCCCCGGGCGCCCGGTTCCGACTCGAGCTCTCGGGAGAGCGGCCCAGGGTCCTGGATCGGGACGCCGCATCCCGGGTCATCTCCCGCCTCCGCCGAGAGGCCCGGCGAGAGGACCTGCTCCAGGACCTCGACCGCCGCCATTCCGAGGGGGCAGCGGCGGTCCATGAACTGGTCCACCAGCTCGTGGTCGCCAGCGGCCTGGCGCCGGCGTATCATCGATTCCCGGTCTGGCTTCACGAGGGCATCGCCATGCAATTCGAGGCCTTCCGGGGAGGACGCTGGGCCGGCCTCGCCGCGATCCCGCCGCACCGGCTCGACCAATGGCGGTCCCTCCGGTCGGCCCCCCCCATCGAGCCGATCCTGCGGGACGAGGGCTTCGGGGCCGGATACGTCGCCGACCGATACGCCGCCGCCTGGGCCCTCGTCTGGTTCCTCCGCTCGGAGGAACCGGCGCGGTTCGCCTCGTACCTCGATCGGCTCCGGAACCCCTCCGGCCTCGCCGCCTCGGGGGCCGGGGGCGGGGCCGTCTCCTCGTTCCGGGCGGCGATGGGCACCGACCTGGACGGGCTCCGATCGCGCTGGGCCGGCCGGATGTCGGGGTTGGAGACGCCGCTCGACTCCGCGACGACCGAGCCGAAGCCAGATTGAGTGCATGGCGGCTGTGTGGCCGGGGCCGCTGGCGCATGTTGCTCCTGGGGTTGGATTTGGTAGATTAGGATCTTTTCTCGCCCCTCCTCCCCGTCGGCGTCGCGCTCCGCGGCGCCGGGCCCGATCGGGGGACCGAGGCGAGGAGCAGAGGTGACGCGATGGCCGAGCAGATGACCTCCGACGTCCGGGCCTTGATGGACCGAGACCCCTTCGACCTCTCCACGGTGGCCGACCTGCGCGAGCTGCTCGGGCGCGATCCGTCGCGCTACGGGACCCTCCGCGAGGCGGTGCAGAACATCAAGGACCGTTCCCGGGACGGGACGATGGGCCCCGACGTCCATCTCCGGCTCGGGGTCGCCGAGGTCCTGCACGGCCACTACAACCAGGCGCTGGAGCACCTGGGGAAGGCCGGGGACGACGGCATGGCCCATTTCCATCGGGGCCTGGCCCTGGAGAACCTCCAGCGTTGGGACGAGGCCGCCGACGCCTTCTCCACCGCCGGGGAGTCGGGCTACGACCCGAAGCTCGCCACCCTGCACCGCATCGGCGCCCTCCGCCGGGCCGGCAAGGCCGAGCAGGCCCGCACGATGCTGGAGAAGCTGGAGGGGCAGGCCGACGGCACCGCCGAGTACCACTACCAGCGCGGCTGCATGCTCGCCGACGAGGGGGAGCAGATCCTCGCCGCCCAGGCATTCGAGCGCGCCCTGTCGCTCAACCGGGACCACACCGGCGCCCTCTTCCAGCTCGCTTATATCAACGACCTCTACGGCAACGACGACGTCGCCATCGACTACTACCAGCAGTGCCTCCGACACCCCCCCGTCCCCCTGGCCGCGCTCATCAACCTGGGCATCCTCCGGGAGGACGACCAGCGTTACCGGGAAGCCGAGGGCTTCTACAATCAGGTCCTCGCCCACCTGGGCAACGAGCCCCGGGCCCGGCTCTACGCCAAGGACTGCCGCGCCAGCCGCGACATGTACTATGACGAGAGCCTGGAGAAGCAGTACGACCGGCTCCGGACCCTGCTGGAAATCCCCGTCACCGACTTCGAGCTGTCGGTCCGCAGCCGCAACTGCCTGAGGAAGATGAACATCAGGACGCTCGGCGACCTGACCCGGACCACCGAGGCCGCCCTGCTCGCCTCCAAGAACTTCGGCGAGACGTCGCTCTCCGAGATCAAGCAGATTATGGACGCCAAGGGCCTCCGGCTCGGCATGGCCCTGGAATCCGCCGAACGCGGGAGCCCCGCCGTCGCCACCGGGCTCGGCCGCCCCGCCCATCATGCCGCCGCCCCGATGGGCCCGGCGGCCGTGGAGATCTCCCCCGAGGAGCGGGCGACGATGGCCAAGCCGATCAGCGAGCTGAACCTCTCGGTCCGATCCCGCAAGTGCATGTCCAAGCTCAACATCCAGACCATCGGCGACCTCCTCAGCCGCACCGGGGACGAGCTGCTGGAGTGCAAGAACTTCGGCGTCACCTCGCTCAACGAGGTCCGGGAGAAGCTCACCGAGATGGGGCTGAAGCTGCGAAACGACTGAGCCCAGCCCGACGGGCGCTCCCGGGACGGAGGACCGATGACGGATGGTCGGACCCCGATCAGCCGTCCTCGGTCGTCGGCCGGCCGTCCCACCCTCCCCGATCGCCCCAAGACCTCCCCATGCCCGCCCCCGTCCGCTTCGAATTGCAGGCGACCGACCCCGGCTCGGCCGCCCGCACGGGCGTCCTGCACACGCCCCATGGCGCGGTCGAGACGCCCGCCTTCATGCCCGTCGGCACCCAGGCGACGGTCAAGGGTGTCCTGCCCGAGCTGCTCCGGGCCTCCGGCAGTCGGATGCTGCTGGCGAACACGTATCATCTCGCCCTCCGGCCGGGAGAGGGGGTGGTGGCTCGCCTGGGCGGGCTGCACCGGTTCATGGCCTGGGACGGGCCGATCCTCACGGATTCCGGCGGCTTCCAGGCCTTCAGCATGAGCGACCGGGCCTCGCTGACCGAGCGAGGGGTGGCCTTCCGCTCCCACCTCGACGGCAGCCTGCTGGACCTGACCCCCGAGCGGGCCATCGCCATCCAGGAGTCGCTCGGGGCCGACGTGGCCATGGTCCTCGACCACTGCCCCGCGCTCCCCGCAGAGAAATCGGCCATCGCCGAGGCCACCGACCGCACGATCCGCTGGGCCCGACGCTGCAAGGAGGCCCGGAGCCGGGCCGACCAGGCCGTCTTCGGGATCGTCCAGGGGGGGGCCCATGCCGATCTCCGCCGCGAGTGCGCCGAGCGGCTCGTCGAGCTCGGCTTCGACGGCTACGCGATCGGCGGGGTGAGCGTGGGCGAGTCCCCGGATGAGGTCCGCAAGGCGATGGAGGTGACCTCTCCCCATTTGCCGACCGACCAGTCAAGGTATTTGATGGGCGTCGGCCGCCCCCAGGACGTGCTCGACGCCATCGCCGCAGGGGTCGACCTGTTCGACTGCGTCCTGCCGACCCGCAACGGCCGGAACGCCACCTGCCTCTCGATGCGGGGGCCGGTCCGCCTCCGGAACGCGGCGCACAAGGCCGACCCCCGGCCGATCGAGGAGGGGTGCGACTGCCCGGCCTGCTCCCGGTTCAGCCGGTCCTACCTCCGCCACCTGTTCCTGGCCGGCGAGATGCTCGGGCCGATCCTCGCCTCGATCCACAACCTCGCCTTCCTGCATCGGCTCGTCCGGACGGCCCGGGAGGCGATCGGCGAGGGCCGGTACGTCCAATTCCGGGCGGAGGCGCTTGAAGCCCTCGGCCCGTGAGCGTTAAAGTGACTCGATCGTCTCGTCGAGCTCGATCGAACCGATCGTCGCCGAGAGACTCGCCCCTTGACCTCGCCCCCCCGTCGATCTACGAGGCACCGACCCCCGACCATGTCCGGATCCTCCCGCTCGCCGCTCGTGCCGATCCTCGCCCAGGCCGCCCCGGCGGCCGGCGGGGGAGAGGGCGCCATGCCCCCCTGGATGGTGCTCGTCGTCCAGTTCGGGCCGGTGCTGCTGCTGGCGTTCTTCCTGTTCTTCTGGATGCCGATGCAGAACCAGAAGCGTCGGACGAACATGATCAAGGCCCTGAAGAAGAACGACCGGGTGCTGACCGAGTCGGGCATCTTCGGCACGGTGGTCTCGGTCGACGAGAAGGCCGACCGGATCGTGATCCGGATCGACGACGAGAAGGGAGTCAAGCTGACCTGCCGCAAGTCGAGCATCGCCGGCCTCGTCGAGGCCGGCGCGACCGACAAGGTCGGGGCGGCGGAGAAGAAGGCCTCTTGAATCGGCGATCGGAAGTCCGGGCCCGGGCGGCGGGCCGGGCCCGGCCATCGAGGGAGTGATCTCGCTTCGCGATCGAACGGGATCGGGATGGGGCCGGGCCGCCCCTGCCCGACCCGGCTAGGGACGCTTCCCCGGCTCGTCGCGCGGCCTCGAAGGACCTGACATGAAGAACCTGACCCCGAGACTGATCCTCATCGGGCTGGCGGCCGTCCTCGGCCTGCTCGTCCTCTTCTCCCAGCAGGTCGGCCTGAGCGACGAACGGCCGCTGAAGCTGGGCATCGACCTCTCCGGCGGCACGATCCTGGTCTATCAGGTCGAGCAGCAG carries:
- a CDS encoding DUF1570 domain-containing protein, translating into MRGIPGGLSRRIAVIALVVGWTPTDARPEVVVFAEGGSAQLPAEVDGRTVRLDGPEGPVEFLREDFLAIEPGHWPEDDWPGLRDRALTGDAEGRYRAAWWALERGLTPEAVAMLRSAHERHPSFRPVAHLVSVLDLLDRPAAGPDLSSLRDVLPGRPFSVSESGRIVLLHQHDDARAADRLELLDRVMTTFYLTFSAQGFRLQVPPEKLVVVWFAEEADYLDYIRSEAGESFLTTRGYYHPTRRVVFVTTPRSRADESRRQAARFARLRELDRAEAALDSVPPGARFRLELSGERPRVLDRDAASRVISRLRREARREDLLQDLDRRHSEGAAAVHELVHQLVVASGLAPAYHRFPVWLHEGIAMQFEAFRGGRWAGLAAIPPHRLDQWRSLRSAPPIEPILRDEGFGAGYVADRYAAAWALVWFLRSEEPARFASYLDRLRNPSGLAASGAGGGAVSSFRAAMGTDLDGLRSRWAGRMSGLETPLDSATTEPKPD
- a CDS encoding DNA-directed RNA polymerase subunit alpha C-terminal domain-containing protein; translated protein: MAEQMTSDVRALMDRDPFDLSTVADLRELLGRDPSRYGTLREAVQNIKDRSRDGTMGPDVHLRLGVAEVLHGHYNQALEHLGKAGDDGMAHFHRGLALENLQRWDEAADAFSTAGESGYDPKLATLHRIGALRRAGKAEQARTMLEKLEGQADGTAEYHYQRGCMLADEGEQILAAQAFERALSLNRDHTGALFQLAYINDLYGNDDVAIDYYQQCLRHPPVPLAALINLGILREDDQRYREAEGFYNQVLAHLGNEPRARLYAKDCRASRDMYYDESLEKQYDRLRTLLEIPVTDFELSVRSRNCLRKMNIRTLGDLTRTTEAALLASKNFGETSLSEIKQIMDAKGLRLGMALESAERGSPAVATGLGRPAHHAAAPMGPAAVEISPEERATMAKPISELNLSVRSRKCMSKLNIQTIGDLLSRTGDELLECKNFGVTSLNEVREKLTEMGLKLRND
- the tgt gene encoding tRNA guanosine(34) transglycosylase Tgt — its product is MPAPVRFELQATDPGSAARTGVLHTPHGAVETPAFMPVGTQATVKGVLPELLRASGSRMLLANTYHLALRPGEGVVARLGGLHRFMAWDGPILTDSGGFQAFSMSDRASLTERGVAFRSHLDGSLLDLTPERAIAIQESLGADVAMVLDHCPALPAEKSAIAEATDRTIRWARRCKEARSRADQAVFGIVQGGAHADLRRECAERLVELGFDGYAIGGVSVGESPDEVRKAMEVTSPHLPTDQSRYLMGVGRPQDVLDAIAAGVDLFDCVLPTRNGRNATCLSMRGPVRLRNAAHKADPRPIEEGCDCPACSRFSRSYLRHLFLAGEMLGPILASIHNLAFLHRLVRTAREAIGEGRYVQFRAEALEALGP
- the yajC gene encoding preprotein translocase subunit YajC, yielding MSGSSRSPLVPILAQAAPAAGGGEGAMPPWMVLVVQFGPVLLLAFFLFFWMPMQNQKRRTNMIKALKKNDRVLTESGIFGTVVSVDEKADRIVIRIDDEKGVKLTCRKSSIAGLVEAGATDKVGAAEKKAS